The DNA window GGGCGCAGCAAATTCTAGATGGAATGGATCAGAATAATCTTGTTTTGGAGTCGGAACCACTTCTGGAACCCTGGCTTTGTCGAGAACTACTGGAGCCATTTATCCGCCAGTCTATCAGCTTTAATCTGGATCAAATGGTAGTTCCACCAACTCCCCGCCAGCGTGGCAAAAGTATTCAGTCCTTAGTAGGGGAATGTAACAAAGAGGCGTTACTGCAATTTCTGGATGATGAACAATCGAAACAGCAGGCGTTAGCCTTTGCCCATTCGGAGGCGGTTGAAGATTGGGTAGTCCGTTTACAGGAGTTTTTCATTCATAACCAGGAACCGATCTCTTTTATGCGGCTGGTTCGATCGACCGAATTAAACTGGGTGGAAGTCTGGATGGGTTTGCTGCTGGGTGGGTTTTGGCTAGAGCAACAGGGAGAATTTTACGATCCCTCTACGTTGATGGCACAGGGTTAAATTAGGCAAGAGATCTAAAATCAAGAGCGACCTTGAGAACAAGGGCAAGATTTCCTGAACAGGGTTGCTGGTAAGTCTTTTGCTGCAAGCGACGGGTGTTGCGTAACAGGTGGCCCTGTATCAACCGTTCGTAGCGGGCGGGGATTGCCTGAGCTTAACCAAAACGTTTTGGTTAACTCCCTTTTTGAAACTTCGCTTTCGACTCACTCCATCTTAGCCAAATATCACTGCTGTCCTTAGGATTGCGAATTAAATAACCTGCGTAGGTTGGGTTGAAGTATGAAACCCAACATCTGCGGGGTGCTGGGTTTCGCGCACTCAACCCAACCTACAAAAGTCGATGTTATTTAATTCTTGTTCCTTAGGAATGGTGTATAAATAAAATTCCAGGTTGAGGGAGAGGGGGAGAGGGGGGATATTTCTCAAAGAGTCCCCAAGCTCGGCTTTAAGGCGCTTGATTGAGATCTATCTCTCGGTTCCTGGTTCCTGGCGCACAACCCTAGCTTTTTTTCCCATCTTTTTGTTTCAGATTCGGGAATCGGTGATAGGATTGAACTATAAGTTTTGGTTAATCAGCTAATGCCGAAAGTTAAAGTTGCTGATTCAACGGTGCTGCCTGAAAAGTGTCCTAAAATTCTGGCGTTCGCCAATCAAAAAGGGGGATCAGGAAAATCAACGGGGGCAGTTCATGCGGCGGATTGGTTTATTCAAAAGGGCCGTTCCGCGATTTTGGTTGACGCGGATGGGCAGCAAAGTTCATCCAGTTGGCTGAAAGATTTAGAGTTACCCTGTAAGGTCATTAGCGATCCAGAAGCGCTGTTTGACGAATTGCCCAGGTTGGCAAAATCCTATGATGTGGTTGTGGTCGATGGACCTGGAAATGCAAGTGAGGTGACAAAGGCAGTTTTAATCCGATCCGATCTGATCTTGATCCCCTGTCGAGATTCAATGATTGACCTGGCAAGCACAGGTAAAATTGTGCAGTTTGTGCGGCAGGCAAAGGAGATTCGAGGCGGGCTACCGATCGCAGCGATCTACCTCAATGCGGTTAAAGATAATACGATTCTGTTGCGTGAAGCCAGAGAGGCTTTACAAAGTGGAATTATCCCACTGCTGAATACGACACTTCCTGATCGTCAGTGCATTAAGGATTCGCCAGGTCAGGGTAATACCGTATTCCGAATGAAGGGAGAAGCTGCCAGGACAGCAGCGCGTGCATACACCAAACTCTTTGTTGAAGCCTTGAAGTTATTTGACTCTGAATCATGACTACTCGCCGAAAACTTAAGGATGCGATCGCCAGTAACGAAGAGTTAAGCTTCGTTTTTGGTCAATCGACTGCGGAAAAAATTGTTCAAACCGTAGAAGCGGTTCAAGAACAGATGATTCCATTTCGTTCCATCCTTTGTACCTTCTCATTTGTTCCCGACCAAAAACCGGTTCGCCATTACTACGATGCAGGTGAACTGGAGCAATGGGCGCTCAATGATATTCAACCCAATGGAATTCGTTCCCCCCTTTGGGTACGATCGCACCCGATCGTATCAGGAAAGTATGAACTGGTTGCAGGTCTCCGACGTTTGAAAGCAGCCGAGATCCTTGGGTTGGAATTCCTTCCAGCTAAGATTTTTGACTGGGATGACCGGACCGCTTTTCACGCTGCCATATCAGAAAATTCAAACCGACGAGATTTTAGTGCTTTAGAAGAACTGGATAACACTTTACGGTTGCTCGAAATTCAGTTAGGGTACGATACCGATGAGGTTGTTAGCTTTCTCTACCGAATGAACAACGCAACCAAAGGAACCACTAACCAAAACGTTTTGGTTAGCGAAGAAGCTGAACTGGTACAGCAAATCTTTAATGCCTTTGGGCGAATTACCTGGCAATCTTTTGTTGCAACCCGACTTCCGCTTCTTAAGAAGCCGAACGACATTTTGGATGCAATTCGGCAAGGCAAGATTCAGTATACGAAAGGAATTTTAATTGCCAGTGTCAAAGATCCTGATGCTCGTCAGGATCTCTTAGAAGAAGTAATCGAAGCTTCATTACCCCTGTCTGAAATCAAGCAACGGATTAAAGCCTCAAACGATGGCACTCAGCGACCGACGGGATCTGCTGCAAAATCAGTTAGCCTACAGCAACGTTTGACGCAAACCGTTCAGATGGCAAAAAGGAATAAATCCCTCTGGCATGATCCCAGTAAAACCCAACAGATCGAGCAGGTGATTGGTCAATTGGAGGCAATTGTGATGAGTTAGAGCTACCTGCATTTCGAGAGTGTACTCTTAAAGCCATCCCAAATTTGTTGTTCCTGCACGGCAAAATTCTTTTTCTTCACATTCAGGTTTAATACTTCACTGGAAGCGTTAAAATTAAATCCCAGTAGGGCAACGGTTCCAGCTACGTCACTTTTGACGACAATTTCACCGCTGGTATCACCCCGGTATTCAAGGGAGCCTCCCCGTGCAGTATTGTTTCGCTTTAAGCAGCTAAAAACCTTGGGCGTAACGCACCGAAAGGGTGGACTGGTGCGAGCCAGATCGGCAGCAGAGCATCTTGATTGGGCGACGACCTGGGTTATTTGCGATAGGGGGAACGCCTGGGCTAAATTATTCTCCGATCGATAAAAAATAGTTGAGTTTAGTGCCCAGGAAATTGTTAAAGGGGCAATCATCCAGTATTTGGGCATGGTTGGAATCATAGAAATTATCCTTATTTTACAGAGACTAGTTTGCGTCCACGCCAGGTCCATCCCCAACCTGTTTCGGCTTTAATAACGGAGGTGATCGCCAGCAGGGCAATCAAGAAGCCACCAATGCTTTGCAGCCACCAATATTTTGTGGAGGTTCCCAGGGCTTGTGATCCTAATTTTCTGATCCAGAATTGCAGAACGATCGCCAGTCCTGCTAATCCAATTTCAGCCCAGAGGATGGCGGTTGAATTCTGAAGAACTTGCACAGTGGCGATGGCTAAACCTACCCAGGGAATTGTGTAAACCAGGATCATGACAATCATCAGAAGTACCATCAGACCGAAATTCTGTTGTGCTCCAACATATAAAACTTTTGTCCATCCTTCCCAGAGCGACTGCCAGTTACGGTACATACGGAGTGATGCAAGATCGGTCCCAATAAATTGCTGAAGCTTAAACCCACCGTGTTTTAGCTTGCGGGCAAACGCCACGTCTTCAGCAATCTGTCCAGCAACGGATTGGTGTCCCCCGATCTCATTATAGGTAGAGGCTCGAAACAGAAGAAAGGGACCCAGGGCAAAGGAAGTTTTTGCTTTTGGATTTTTGACGGCTTGGGAATTGAAGCTGACGATCAAATTGATGAACATGAGCGGCTGCACCAACCACTCGATTAATGAGCCGCAAACGATTGTCGGAATGCAGGTCAAAAAATCAAGTTGGTGGGCGATCGCAACCTGAACCACTGCCGAAATGGCATCCGGTTTTAAGCGCATATCCGCATCGATAAAGAGTAGGAATTCTCCTTTAGCCAGCGATGCCCCCTGGTGGCATGCCCAATTCTTACCCGTCCAGACTTGATCACTGGGTCTGGGCAATCCTGCGATCAGATTGAGCCTTGGATCAGCCAATTGCATTTGCAAGGTTTGGAGAATCTCTGGTGTGCGATCGGTGGACTGGTCATCAATAATCCATACTTCCAGTTGGGCTGCCGATCGTTGGGTACTGGTGATAACGGACTTAACGCAATCCTCAATATTTTCTTCCTCATTAAAAGCTGGGATGATGACTGAAATTTTGGGAAGTGGCGATTTAGAAGCAGTTCGTACCTCAGCAGCCTGGGATGAAGCAATTTGTGGTAACTGCTTCACCGCCCGGTGTACGTTGATTAGATAGCCAATTGATATAGAAGTAGAAATCAATAGAATTACAAGCAAAATGAAGCTATTACCCGTTGAAAACATAAGGGGTCAACGTTGGATTTTATCTCAGTCATTCATCAATGGCTATCTATGCAATTACAAATAAACAATTTTCTCTAAAATTGCAGGTTGGGTGGAAACAGCCGTTCTGCCAGGAGATGGGCAATAAATTGGTGAAAGGCGGCAGCTAAATGGGGATGCTGCTTCTGCATGAATTGCAGGTTTTGGCGCGTGAGGCAATAAAGGCTGCTGTCTTTATCGGCGATCGCGGTCACGGAGCGGGGGGTGTTTTGGTAAAATTCGGCTTCTCCTAACACGGTACCGGAACTGAGCCTTTGTAAGCGCTGGGGTGCCTCGTCCTGAGACTGACTCAAAATACTCACTTGACCATTTTCCAGGAAGTAAAGGGTATCGGATGCTTCTCCAGGCTTAAATAGGATGCAGCCAGCCGAGAGCTGGAGGGGTTCTAGATAATGCATGAATTGGCGTCCCTCCTCTTTCTGGAGGAGCAGCAGGTCGGAGATTTGCAGCGCCAGGGGCAAGAATCGTCGTCGTCGCAGGTGGGTGGCTTTGAGGATCTGTTCTTCGCACCATTCAATGCCGCGATCGAGATCGGGAAAGCGATGGCAGATCCCATCTTCAACCTGAATGCAATCATTTCGAATCAATTGGTGTTCCAGATCGGGGTGAAGGTGGGTAAAAACCAGGTGCAACTCTTGCTGTTGCGCCAGACGGCGAAGTTTAACAAAGCTCGATATTGCCGATGAATCTAACCCACTGATCAGATGGAAATCAAATACCAAATACCGAATGGGCGTTCTTGCGCGTGTCAGTATATGGCGCACACGGTTGAGGAAAGTGTTGGAAGTGCCAAAAAAGATATAGCCCTGAAGGCACAGAATATAAATCTGGTAGCCTGCCTGGCGCACAAATACGTTGCTGTTGAAACGATCGCTTGAAGTTGCTGGGGCGATTGACCCCGAATTTTTCATCGTGAATCAGACCTGTCCGGCTGTAATTGACAGCAAAGATCAGGCAGGCGATCACCAATCCGGCTCCCACCCCTTGCAAGAAGCCTGATGCCGCAATAATCAGCAGAATTAGCACAATCAAGCCATATTCAACGATAGGCAATCTTTTGCGGGCGTTGTAGAGCCATTCAATCAGAGAGCTGAGACCAATATAGAACAGGAGTCCACCCAGAAGTGGTTTGGGCACATAGGCGATCATCTTCGTCCCAAGCAACAAAAAGGTGCCACAGAGAAGACTGGCAACAATTCCCGATAGCCGACTGGTAGCGCCAGCGGCGTGGTTCAGGATACTCCGGTTAAACGAGAGGTAACCGACCATGCCACCGCCGAGTCCCGCTGCCAGATTAGCGATACCACAAGCTTTGAGTTCGCGGTTGATGTCTATATCCTGCTGATTGGTGAGTTCCAATCCGGTGGCATTGAGCAGAGTGGCGATCGCCAGCACCGTCATCATCGCCATCAAACTGGTGGTTTCTCTAAACAAAATCTGCCAATTGATCTGTGCTAAAAAGGACCATCCGGTTATGGTTTCCTGGGAGTTGATGGCTCCAACTGAGAAGAGCCAACCCTGCTCCCGTGCCTGTTCCAGGGAAATGCCCATGCTACTGAGCAGCAGATAGGTGAGTACCAGTCCTGCCACCAAGAAAGCAGGCAGGACAAAGTAATCGTTGAAGCGGTTGAGAACGCATTTGAGCAGCACTGCAAACCCCAACGCCGGTAACCAATGGATCAGTGTGTCGAATTGAAATAAATGGGTGAGATTGCCAAATCCTAAGGAAACTCCGGTGGCGACGGTAAAGCCACCGCGAATAATTAGCCACCCGGCTCCAGCCAGGAACCCGCCAATTACCGGATAGGGGACGAAGCGAACGAAATGCCCTAGCTGAAGCTGATTTAGCCCGATTAAAAATAGCCCGGAAAGAATGGAACTGCCGACCAGCATTGCCCAAACCGTTGGTAGAATGCTGGCTGATCCGTCTTGACCAATTAATTGGGTCGTGATGGAGCTTGCCATTAATGCCAGGATGGCAGATGTGTTGGAGTCTGGGCCAGCGATCGCGAAGCTGAAAGAACTGGTGCAGGCGACAGCAAACGCGATCAAAGCGGCACTGATTAGCGCACTATTGATACCAACCGATAGATGCGTAGCCAAATTCCCCGAAAAGATGAGGGCGGCAAAGGAAAGGCTGTAGGTAACCGAAACCAGCCCGGAGATTAAGCCTGCCACGATGTTTGGCAGCAAAGCTCCTGTCTGAAGTCGAGGCAGACGGTTGAACATGGAGGCAATTGCTAGTCCCACGTCAGTTCTAAGCTAGGCATCAGGCGTTGCAAATTTTTGAGCGATCGCTCCTGCCAGGGAATTGTAGTTGAACCGTTGACAATCAGCTTGATATCTTCTTTGTCGCGCACCTTCAGAACAAATTTTGACAAGACATTAATTCCTGAGCTATTCAGAAATTCAAGTTCCTGCAAATTGAGTTTGAGGATAGCGGGATGATCCTCCAGCACCTGATCCAACAACTGCACAATTGGTGCGTAGTCTTCCATCCCTGCCAGCCGTAAGGCTCCTCGGCAAAACACGGTTTGCATGGTTTCGTCGTACTGAACGCTATACTTCTCAGATGTAATCTCCATTCCCTTGCGGTTCCTACTGCTTAAAGTTTTTGTCCCATCGCTCGCATCACTTACAGCCAGTTTCATTTGGATTAACCACACCCCACACCCCATACCCCACTTCACAAGACTGTGGCTTATTGATCTGAAAACCGCTGTAGTCAACGACATTCCCCTACATCATCAAGTAGACCATGGTGGTTACTGTAATAATTTCCGGGTCTTCCTGAACCGTTTCAAATTTCCACCCGATTTTTGCTAGATAATCACTCATCATGGTTAATAACCCCAGACCAGAACTATCGGGGCTATCCTCCTCCGCATTCTTTTCTAACTGACGAATCAGCAAATCGCCAGGATCAGCCGTCATAATTTCTTGAATAAACGACTGAAAATGATCGACTGTTTGCGCCTTAAGACTATTGGTTGCAAGGAAAACAAGGCTATCGGTATGCAGTTGCAGGGTAATGCTGATGGGATATTCCGTTGTGGAATCGTTAAACTTCATTGCGTTTTCGAGTAATTCATTGGCAATGAAGCTGACAGCACTTTTGACCTCAACCTTGCTGTTGATTTTTGAAACAGTGTCCTGGCTTCTGGGGAAAAACGCAGCAAAGTAGTCTGCCATAAAGTCAGCTGACAACCCGTTATTGTGCCAGCGTTGTTGCAAGGGAGCAGAACTGGGTGAAAAAACGATCGTCAAGTACTCTTTGCTAACAGGCAAATGTTCACTGAAATCTCCAAGGATTTGAACCATGTATGTAGCCCTCTACTGCTACCTACGTTTGAATTGACACTGAAGGAATCATAACACCAACATTGTTATTTCTTGGTTCGTTCAAGGGATAGAGGGATCAAACAGGGACGCATTTGCCTGCGATCGGTAGCAATTCTACTTGAAGGATGAAAAATGTCTTGCTGCCAGCCGTCCGCCATTAACCCAGCATTCTTTGTTTATCCAGATCGGGCAGTGACAACCGGATTGCATAGCGTGCGTCAGGCAACGTCTAACACCCAGGTTAACCGTGGTTTCGGTGCGGTACGCTGACGCTAACAGCGGCTTACGAGGGAATATCCTAATCTTTTGTTATCGGGGTAATATTTTGAGATTGCTAGATTCCCAAATGGTTTAATGTTTCTAACAATTTAGTTAGCGCATCCCTAAAATACTGAGATTGGTGCAATTATTTGAAATCAGTGCCATTACGCGACGATAATTAGTATCAATTTTTACACTTAATCCTGGGGAGGGGGCGATGGTTTCAGCTTTAAAGCAGGAGTTGCAAATACAGTCTTGGCTACCCAGTGTCGCGGTCGGTTTAATCATGGGAGTCACAATGACGCTGACCGAAATCATTCCGATGGCGGCGTTGGTGTTTTCTGGTCAACTAGAACCGTTTTTGCCCACGGGAATTAGCATTACCCTGCTGAGTGCGGCGATCGTTGGCATCGTCCTGGCATTACGCAGTTCATTCGTGGGCTTGCTGGCATTTCCCGTTGCCGAACAGGTGACGATTTTAGGCACAATGGCAGCGGCGATCGCCCGCTCAATGTCTGCTGCCAGCAGCGAGGAGGTCTTGCTGACCATTGTGGCAGCAATTGTCGTCTCCTCCCTATTAACAGGGGCATTTCTGTATATTCTAGGACGGTTCAAGCTGGGGGAACTGATCCGCTTTTTACCCTATCCGGTCGTGGGCGGTTTTTTGGCGGGTTTGGGCTATCTAATCACCGCTGGGAGTATTCATGTGCTGACCCGCGAAACGCTCAGTTGGGTAACATTGGGTTCCTTTCTTCAAGGCGACATGGTGTTGCGTTGGGTGCCCTCTTTGATTTTTGCGGTGTTGCTGTTGGTCATGACTCGTCGCTACCACCATTTCGCGATTTTACCAGGGAGCATGGCGGCGGCGATCGCGCTCTTCTACCTGGTGCTATTCCTGACCCACACGTCGATTGCGCAGGCATTGCAGACGGGCTGGTTGCTGGGGCCTTTTCCCGAAAACCATAGCTGGAAACCATTCAGTGCGATGGTTCTGACCCAGGCAAACTGGTCTGCGATCGTGCCGCAACTGGGTAGTATTGCGGCGCTGATGTTGATCACGGCACTGTCGCTACTGTTGATCTCCAGTTCGCTAGAGCTAATTACCGAGCGAGATATGGATCTAAATCGGGAACTGGAGGCAACTGGAATTGCCTGTCTGCTGTCCGGTCTACTGGGTGGTATGGTGGGAAGCCATGCAATTACCTCCATGTTGGTGGAGAAGATGGGCGGCAAGAGCCGTCTGGTGGGGGTTGTCGTGGCGTTGATCTATCTCATCTTTCTGCTGGTCGGCGTGTCCTTTCTGACCTTCTTCCCCAAGCCTGTTTTAGGTGGGCTGCTGATGTTTACGGGATTGGATTTGTTGGCAATGCAATTGTATGACGGCTGGTTTAAGCTACCCAAGACCGATTACGGGATTGTGCTGCTGATTATGGCGATCGTTGTGATGTTCGGCTTTGTCGTCGGTGTTGTGGTTGGTTTGGTCATTGCCATTATCCTATTTGCGCTTAACTACAGTCGGGTCAGTGTTGCCCGTTATAGTCGATCGGGAGCCAGCCTCAGCAGCCATCGTAAACGTCCCCCCAATCAGGAACGGATGCTGCACGAGGAGGGGGAGAAGACTCATGTTTTAACCCTCCAGGGATTCATCTTTTTTGGCACTGCAAATCAGCTATTCACTCAAATCCGTCAGCGAGTGCACACCCCCAATTTGCCCGCGCTCCAATTTCTGGTGTTGGATTTTCGGCTGGTTACGGGGCTGGATTCTTCAGCCGTGGTTAGTTTTGTCAAACTGAAGCAATTAGCCCGCAAGCAAGACTTTCGAATTGTTTTTGCTGATGTGCTGCCAGTGGTGGAGAAGCCGCTCCGGCAGGGTGGTGTGGTGGTACTGGACGATCCGCAGTGCAAGGTGGTGTTCGATCTCGATCGGGCAATGGAGTGGTGTGAGAATCAGTTATTAGAAGCCAGTAAGTACCGCCGCACCCGATTTTTACCAATGGTCATGCAATTAAAAACTTACCTGACGGCTGATAGCAACCAGGTTTCGACCCTGATGAAATATCTGGAGTTGATGACATTGGAGGTCAACGACTATTTGTTTCATCAAGGAGATGCAGCAACGGCACTCTACTTCATCGAGTCGGGAGAAATGAGCACGCTCATGAGTACGGAAGGCAAGGATCGACGGGTGCAAACATTGGGGGCTGGAACCACGGTGGGGGAAGTGGAGTTTTATACCCAGGTTCCCTATAAAGTAGCCGCGATCGCCGATAAACCCACGCGCCTCTACCGCCTTTCTAGTGAAGATTTACAGCGCATGCAGCAGGAACAACCCGAAGTGGCAGCGATTTTTAGCAATTGGATGAATGGGCTTTTGGCAAATCGTCTCACCTATTTGCAACAGGAAATTACCAGTTTGACCTGCTAAGTGAACAACGGTAATGCCTGGAAATGCCAGACTAATAGGATAGCTTGAGGGGTGCGATTATAGGGAAGTATTCGTCTTACCCACTGACTATGGCTGCTTCATTCCTATCTCCGGTACAGCAAGGGAGAAATGGCTGGAAACAATATCTAGCAGGAATTCTCCTTCTGGTTCTTATGCCGATACTTACCTTGGCGATTTTCCTGATTTTTCTACTTTTGAGCTTGTCAATATTCTCTCCCGATTTTCGGCAAATTCTGAAAAATAAGGGGGGGATAGAACAGTTGCTAAATACACAGTTCTATGGATTCCCTTTTCTATATTTGTTCTTATTGGGAGCATTTTCTACTCTATTTTTATTCACCCTGGTCTTTGTTTTGAGAAGGATTCATCATCGAGATATTCTCACTTTATTGGGATCGGATGCTTCTACTGTCGATTGGCAAAGAGTGGCGCAGGGATTTGCTGTTGAGTTTGGGTTGCGATCTCTGATACTTTTCAGCATTTATTTAATCAACCCTTCGCGTTATCGCTTCGCCTTCAGCGCTTCAGAATGGTTAATTTCCCTCCCTTTTTCACTGTTACTTGCAGGTTACAGTTCACTGGTCGCCTGCCTTTTTTTCTACGGCTACCTGTTCCAGGGAATGAGTTGTCTGATTCCAAATCCTGTACGTCTGATAACAGTTTATGGCTTGATTCTGGGAACTTTACAGGCGCTTTCCGTCAAGAATCCCGTTGATTGGATTGGAGCCGTCTTCTTTCAGATATTTCTGCTATGGATAATTTTGAAAGATAAAAGACTTGAGGTCGCTATTGGCTTAATAACGGCAGGCTCTTTTTTCTCCTATACCATTTGGAGATCGGTCAGCCGTCCGCTTCAGACTCCAACAATTCTAGTACGCTCTGCCGAGTCTCTTTCACCTGTTATTTATCTGGTACTGGCTGTAATTGAAGCTGTTTTATTCTATGTCATCTGGTTTTATGTAATCCACCGAGACCATTTGCGATCGCCTGAATAAATTGATAGATCCGCACTCACAAACTTGTTGATAACCTGCTCTTATTATGAGGGTGTGCCCTCCTACTGAAATTGTTAGATTATGGAACCTTTTTCCAGCATCCATTTGCCAGGAGCTTTCACTTCCTACATCGAAGCAAACTTTTATGGCAAAGTAACCGAACAATCGATGTTGGAGACGATCGTCAATAATGAAAGTTTCCTTGCTGAACCACTCAAGCATGTTGCGCTCTACTCAGATCATGGGATTGTGCATGGGCGAGACATTGCAGCGAAAATTGAGCAGGTCTTGCACCAGATCAATGGGTTGCTGATTTCGAAGCGGCAAGGCAATCGGCTGGAGTTTATGTTGGGCTACGGTGTCATGCTGGCGTATCTGCATGATATTGGGATGCGCGACTTTTCTGCTTTTGGGCGAGTGATGCACCCGGAGTTTGCTGCCCAACTGGTTTACACTCCAGAATTTGATCCGCTGGTCGATTTGCTCTGGCAGGAAAATTCTGGCAATGTAGCGTGGCGGTTGAGCAATTTATCGATGGGTGGCAAATTGCAGCAAAATCCTCAACTGGTTCTGCGGGAAATGTTGTCCTTATCAATTGCCCATAGTAAAAGCAAAATTTCAGTTGCACTTTTAAACGATCCACTTGAGTTACAGAAAACTATTCAAACCTGTCTTAGCACCAATTTGCATACGCTCTACCATCAACAGCAGATTGCCAAAATTGAACGGAAACTTGCCACTGAATCCAATCTAGATATAGAAACATTAGCAACACTTAAGCACCAATTAGAAATAGCAAAGACATCGCGATCGCAATGGTTAAAGCAAACAGAGCATGCAACCCATAACCCTGACCTCGATCGCTATTATCAAAATTTTGCTCAAACATCATTTCAATGGCTGACCAGCTCAGATCCGGCATTGCAATCATTAGCAGTAGATGTGATCGATACATTGCGAGTGCTGCGTTGTGCCGATGCGTTGCGGCAGCGTGGACAACGGTTTAGGACTTCAGCAGGCTATGAAGTCTTTGTCAATCAGCATACGGCGAATGCGGTTTATGGGCTGCGATCATCTGATGGGAGTAAACAGTTTCTTCTGGAGGGGAAAGACCCGATCGCCGCTGGAGAAGCCAATATTACCAGTTGCGTTCTGGATCGGGAGGGCGATTTGCGGGTGTCGTTTGATCGGGGTTCATTTTCCAGCCCAGAAGCCATCCAGTGGGCAGTTCACAGTGCTGCAATTGTAATCAATGATATTCAGGCAGATGTGATCGGTAGTTTTCAGCGTTCAGTTGGTCTGGATAGCGCTTCATTCGGGCAAAAGCAGCCAGATACCATGAAAATTTTGATTGAAGGTGTGGACGATAATCCCACATTTGCCCCAGCAGTGTGTGCAGAACTGGGACAACTTAACCCTGTGATCGCCGATCGTTGCTGTCCAGTTACCTCCCTTCAACATGCCGATTTGGTAGAGGTAGAGCGTTATCTGGCAGGCATTCAACCAACCTGGAATCGGCAGGATCAGCAATCGATTCTGAATCAGATTGGGCGATCGGGGCAAAAAGTTGATCATCTAGATCTGCCAAATGCCTTTCGCGATATTAAGATTGTTACCCTCAAGGCTGGAGAGATATTATTTGAGGCAGATTCCCCTGGAAGTTTTGTTTACATTTCAATGGGGGAAGGCTTGAGAAGTTTTCCCTCTGGGGGCTATCAGGCAGCCCCAGTTCAAGCCTGGATGCAGATTGGTGATACGGCTGCAATTAAAGGCTCTCGACGAAATGCGCGGGTCATTGCAGAACAACCCACCCATCTGTTGATGATTCCGAAGCAGCCTTATCTCCAGTATTGGTATAACCCCTACACCGTTGATGAATTTATCCAATTATTTGGGGGAACTCACCAATCTACCCTGGAACGGCGGCACCTGCTGCCAGCGATCGCGGTCTATAAAAAGTTCATTGGAAAAACCCGTCGCCATCGCTATTTGCCGTTGAGCCTTCGGCTTAAAACCGTGTTTCAAGATCCGGAGCAGGTTGCTCCGTTTATCACCTATTTGGAACAACGAGATGTCCGAGTCGGAGATTGTCTGTTTCGTCAGGCTGATCCGGCGGATGCCATCTACTTTTTGGAGTTGGGACAAGTTCACACGGTGGTTGAGTTCATTAGCGGACAGCCCAAATCGGTACAGTCCTATGAATCGGGCGCATTGATTGGAGAAATTGATTTTTATACTCAGTCTGGTTATCAAACAACGGCTGTGGCTCAATGCGATAGC is part of the Kovacikia minuta CCNUW1 genome and encodes:
- a CDS encoding slr1658 superfamily regulator, which codes for MVQILGDFSEHLPVSKEYLTIVFSPSSAPLQQRWHNNGLSADFMADYFAAFFPRSQDTVSKINSKVEVKSAVSFIANELLENAMKFNDSTTEYPISITLQLHTDSLVFLATNSLKAQTVDHFQSFIQEIMTADPGDLLIRQLEKNAEEDSPDSSGLGLLTMMSDYLAKIGWKFETVQEDPEIITVTTMVYLMM
- a CDS encoding SulP family inorganic anion transporter, whose product is MVSALKQELQIQSWLPSVAVGLIMGVTMTLTEIIPMAALVFSGQLEPFLPTGISITLLSAAIVGIVLALRSSFVGLLAFPVAEQVTILGTMAAAIARSMSAASSEEVLLTIVAAIVVSSLLTGAFLYILGRFKLGELIRFLPYPVVGGFLAGLGYLITAGSIHVLTRETLSWVTLGSFLQGDMVLRWVPSLIFAVLLLVMTRRYHHFAILPGSMAAAIALFYLVLFLTHTSIAQALQTGWLLGPFPENHSWKPFSAMVLTQANWSAIVPQLGSIAALMLITALSLLLISSSLELITERDMDLNRELEATGIACLLSGLLGGMVGSHAITSMLVEKMGGKSRLVGVVVALIYLIFLLVGVSFLTFFPKPVLGGLLMFTGLDLLAMQLYDGWFKLPKTDYGIVLLIMAIVVMFGFVVGVVVGLVIAIILFALNYSRVSVARYSRSGASLSSHRKRPPNQERMLHEEGEKTHVLTLQGFIFFGTANQLFTQIRQRVHTPNLPALQFLVLDFRLVTGLDSSAVVSFVKLKQLARKQDFRIVFADVLPVVEKPLRQGGVVVLDDPQCKVVFDLDRAMEWCENQLLEASKYRRTRFLPMVMQLKTYLTADSNQVSTLMKYLELMTLEVNDYLFHQGDAATALYFIESGEMSTLMSTEGKDRRVQTLGAGTTVGEVEFYTQVPYKVAAIADKPTRLYRLSSEDLQRMQQEQPEVAAIFSNWMNGLLANRLTYLQQEITSLTC
- a CDS encoding cyclic nucleotide-binding domain-containing protein, translating into MEPFSSIHLPGAFTSYIEANFYGKVTEQSMLETIVNNESFLAEPLKHVALYSDHGIVHGRDIAAKIEQVLHQINGLLISKRQGNRLEFMLGYGVMLAYLHDIGMRDFSAFGRVMHPEFAAQLVYTPEFDPLVDLLWQENSGNVAWRLSNLSMGGKLQQNPQLVLREMLSLSIAHSKSKISVALLNDPLELQKTIQTCLSTNLHTLYHQQQIAKIERKLATESNLDIETLATLKHQLEIAKTSRSQWLKQTEHATHNPDLDRYYQNFAQTSFQWLTSSDPALQSLAVDVIDTLRVLRCADALRQRGQRFRTSAGYEVFVNQHTANAVYGLRSSDGSKQFLLEGKDPIAAGEANITSCVLDREGDLRVSFDRGSFSSPEAIQWAVHSAAIVINDIQADVIGSFQRSVGLDSASFGQKQPDTMKILIEGVDDNPTFAPAVCAELGQLNPVIADRCCPVTSLQHADLVEVERYLAGIQPTWNRQDQQSILNQIGRSGQKVDHLDLPNAFRDIKIVTLKAGEILFEADSPGSFVYISMGEGLRSFPSGGYQAAPVQAWMQIGDTAAIKGSRRNARVIAEQPTHLLMIPKQPYLQYWYNPYTVDEFIQLFGGTHQSTLERRHLLPAIAVYKKFIGKTRRHRYLPLSLRLKTVFQDPEQVAPFITYLEQRDVRVGDCLFRQADPADAIYFLELGQVHTVVEFISGQPKSVQSYESGALIGEIDFYTQSGYQTTAVAQCDSHLYCLTRAALHRMQQAHPQTALAFSNMLLSLVANRLVEVAKP